In a single window of the Bradyrhizobium erythrophlei genome:
- a CDS encoding FecR domain-containing protein has product MAALGHLPQVIGSVQAAIGCATITRASGIAVQVMDGDPVCQDDVIETAADGRIEIRFIDGTVFTLSRDTRVVLSEFARNSDGTLRSALLAVTRGTFAFFAGQLATTGSLIVDTPVGSIRSRAQAGGIGLLSLAALTFSLIKEAQAADPNVTFLDDDSITYKDLAHGVFELVTKEAIPRHIIVEDPGETVVLTRRGSSVSLNEVANSPARMEELHAAQQEALANFAKGLGQSGDSAPPFSDPELVPQPINFIPGSSPAVEGSPLPIEATLTTVPELIILPPMQPTPAPPTLAITSIGGQIGIAGQIGIAADNIINAAKANAGVEITGATSGVQDGRIVTATIADSSNHVVYNGTATVTSNTWSIDIDPTEAKALADGIYTLTADTSNAAGDPAQASQTIRIDETPPRIAIHTVAGDNVVNVNAASTGFAIAGTTNDAEDGQPVTVKIVDSFGHVVDTFTTTLTNNSWSVNVSSTEAKLLHDASYTVTADVSDSAGNPAQEATQTIAVNETPPKVTWLPQAESGIEGRTIALGTITATVNSLPGHSDSVQSLVVSGIPAGAVLTDGMNCFITTSGNTSVDVKSWNLSNLKITPPNDTNFSLTVTATDQDANAASANELVTVAPLVPYLNPVAAHGYEGTAIALDLGAMANSLSGANGDATPNSLDTLVVSCIPVGATLSDGAGHSFTATADDTSQDVASWNLSSLTITPPAEFEGCFKLTIAATEHDSEGDISATATATTAIKVIEDSESLIVGGPGPTLDWSDPENWSRGFVPTLSTHTTIDAPSCYTVIITGTQDAHAASLTIPHGAASTEINVGGTLQLAGDLDVSDSGQLDNDGTLQEAANATFIGPIGNDDTIIVDPNVYLTVTGPITGIGKFSIDSGSTLEFAPGSNVAPGTTDSQVVYFEQGAGKLVIDDCAKFAGVITGTGITTHLTSTDLIDLSQLPYVEGSMSASISYNCGTDISTITFGDGISSNNVTLHFSGNYTDSAWSFTSVNGGAGTEIDDPPTDSGTVTSGLPGEITAANAATTDFANAGGINTSLTLDTSQTFGTPGDSFHFKDEISGSKGSGIIDVAGPNNIPASESHHDDAAGTHGTLAISEGGQTPGTPGDSFHFKDEISGSKGSRVTDVAELNGIPASTSHHEDAAGTHGPLAISEGAQAIGLPSPEQYPDDAFHIVPSHAPSALVTHVPHDLIV; this is encoded by the coding sequence ATGGCCGCTTTGGGCCATCTTCCCCAAGTGATCGGCAGCGTTCAGGCGGCGATCGGTTGCGCCACCATCACGCGTGCCAGCGGCATTGCCGTTCAAGTGATGGACGGCGATCCTGTTTGCCAGGATGACGTGATCGAGACCGCAGCCGACGGACGAATCGAAATCCGCTTTATCGACGGCACCGTGTTCACCCTGTCCCGCGACACGCGCGTGGTGCTAAGCGAATTCGCGCGGAACTCCGATGGCACCTTGCGGTCGGCGCTGCTCGCAGTAACCAGGGGGACCTTCGCTTTCTTTGCCGGCCAGCTGGCAACAACCGGCTCCCTGATAGTGGACACGCCTGTTGGCAGCATTCGCAGCCGGGCCCAGGCGGGCGGTATCGGCCTGTTGTCGCTCGCGGCACTGACGTTCTCACTCATCAAGGAAGCCCAGGCAGCGGACCCGAACGTCACATTCCTGGATGACGACAGCATCACATACAAGGACCTCGCGCACGGCGTGTTCGAGCTCGTAACCAAAGAGGCGATCCCGCGACACATCATTGTTGAGGATCCGGGAGAGACAGTCGTCCTGACCAGAAGAGGGTCCTCGGTCAGCCTGAACGAAGTCGCGAATTCTCCTGCTCGAATGGAGGAGTTGCACGCCGCCCAACAGGAGGCGCTCGCCAATTTCGCGAAAGGGCTGGGACAAAGCGGGGACAGCGCGCCCCCGTTCTCCGATCCGGAGCTGGTGCCGCAGCCTATCAATTTCATTCCGGGTAGTTCCCCCGCAGTCGAAGGATCGCCCCTTCCGATAGAGGCGACGTTAACCACGGTTCCTGAGCTCATCATCCTGCCTCCGATGCAGCCGACTCCGGCGCCCCCGACTTTAGCGATCACCAGCATTGGCGGACAAATCGGTATTGCCGGGCAAATCGGTATTGCTGCGGACAACATCATTAACGCCGCCAAAGCTAATGCCGGGGTTGAGATCACGGGCGCTACCTCGGGTGTACAGGACGGCCGGATCGTTACGGCCACTATCGCCGATAGTTCCAACCACGTCGTTTACAACGGTACGGCCACGGTCACCAGCAACACCTGGTCGATTGACATCGATCCGACGGAAGCCAAGGCGCTGGCCGACGGTATCTACACGCTGACGGCGGACACATCGAATGCGGCCGGCGATCCGGCGCAGGCCAGCCAGACGATCAGGATAGACGAGACCCCGCCGAGGATCGCAATCCACACCGTTGCCGGTGACAACGTCGTCAACGTCAATGCGGCGAGCACCGGGTTCGCCATCGCGGGCACTACGAACGACGCGGAGGATGGCCAGCCTGTGACGGTGAAGATCGTTGATAGTTTCGGCCACGTCGTCGACACGTTCACCACCACGCTGACGAACAACAGCTGGTCAGTAAACGTCAGCTCGACCGAAGCTAAATTGCTGCATGACGCCAGCTACACGGTGACGGCGGACGTCTCGGATTCGGCCGGCAATCCGGCGCAAGAGGCAACGCAAACAATCGCGGTCAACGAGACGCCGCCGAAGGTGACCTGGTTGCCGCAGGCTGAGAGCGGCATCGAGGGCAGGACGATCGCACTGGGCACGATCACCGCGACCGTGAACAGCCTGCCGGGCCATAGCGATAGCGTGCAGTCGCTTGTGGTGAGCGGCATCCCGGCCGGGGCAGTGCTCACCGACGGCATGAATTGCTTCATAACGACCAGCGGCAACACCTCGGTCGATGTGAAGAGCTGGAATCTGTCGAACCTGAAGATCACTCCGCCGAACGATACCAATTTCAGCCTGACCGTTACGGCGACCGACCAGGACGCCAACGCGGCGAGTGCGAACGAATTGGTCACGGTCGCACCCCTTGTGCCCTACCTCAACCCGGTCGCCGCGCATGGCTATGAGGGCACGGCGATTGCCCTGGACCTTGGCGCGATGGCCAACAGCCTGTCGGGCGCCAACGGCGACGCGACACCGAACAGCCTCGATACGCTTGTCGTGAGTTGTATCCCCGTGGGCGCTACGCTGAGCGACGGCGCCGGCCATAGCTTTACGGCGACCGCAGATGACACCTCGCAGGACGTGGCCAGCTGGAACCTGTCGAGCCTGACGATCACGCCCCCGGCGGAATTCGAAGGATGTTTCAAGCTGACGATTGCAGCGACCGAGCACGATTCGGAAGGCGACATCAGCGCGACGGCCACCGCGACGACGGCAATAAAAGTCATCGAAGATTCGGAGTCGTTGATCGTCGGCGGCCCGGGGCCAACGCTCGACTGGAGCGATCCAGAAAACTGGAGCCGCGGGTTTGTTCCCACCTTGAGCACCCACACAACCATCGATGCGCCTTCTTGTTACACGGTCATCATCACCGGCACACAGGATGCCCATGCGGCGTCGCTCACGATACCGCACGGCGCGGCATCGACGGAGATCAACGTCGGTGGAACTTTGCAGCTCGCCGGCGACCTCGATGTAAGCGACTCGGGACAACTCGATAATGACGGGACATTGCAGGAAGCAGCCAACGCCACTTTCATCGGGCCTATTGGCAACGACGACACGATCATCGTCGATCCGAATGTCTACCTGACCGTGACCGGCCCCATTACCGGAATCGGGAAGTTCTCGATCGACAGCGGGAGCACGCTCGAGTTTGCCCCTGGCAGCAATGTTGCTCCGGGCACGACCGACAGCCAGGTAGTTTACTTCGAGCAGGGCGCGGGCAAGCTGGTCATCGATGACTGTGCAAAATTCGCCGGGGTGATCACGGGCACCGGCATTACCACGCACCTCACGTCGACCGATTTGATCGACCTCTCGCAGCTTCCCTATGTGGAGGGAAGCATGTCCGCCTCGATCTCGTACAATTGCGGTACCGACATCAGCACGATCACCTTCGGTGATGGCATTAGTTCGAATAATGTGACACTTCATTTTTCCGGGAACTATACCGATAGCGCGTGGTCTTTCACGAGCGTCAATGGAGGCGCCGGCACCGAAATCGACGACCCCCCCACGGATTCCGGCACCGTGACCAGCGGCCTCCCCGGGGAGATCACAGCCGCAAACGCTGCGACCACCGATTTTGCCAACGCCGGCGGCATCAACACCAGTTTGACGCTCGACACTTCTCAGACCTTCGGTACGCCCGGGGACTCATTCCATTTCAAGGACGAGATTTCGGGTTCTAAGGGTTCGGGCATCATTGACGTTGCAGGGCCCAACAATATCCCGGCGTCGGAGAGCCATCACGACGACGCTGCTGGGACTCACGGAACGTTGGCGATTTCAGAGGGAGGACAGACTCCCGGGACGCCCGGGGACTCCTTTCACTTCAAGGACGAGATTTCGGGCTCTAAGGGTTCGAGGGTCACTGACGTTGCCGAACTCAACGGCATCCCAGCGTCGACGAGCCATCACGAAGATGCTGCCGGGACTCACGGACCACTGGCGATTTCAGAGGGAGCACAAGCGATTGGGCTGCCCTCGCCGGAGCAATACCCAGATGACGCGTTCCATATCGTTCCAAGCCATGCGCCAAGCGCTCTCGTTACCCATGTGCCGCACGATCTGATCGTGTAA